The following are from one region of the Paenalkalicoccus suaedae genome:
- a CDS encoding ABC transporter ATP-binding protein, with amino-acid sequence MKDHDYLAKPLPQKQVFKRLMGYAKAHWKLLTIAMLLLIAGTSGQLIGPILVQIFIDDYLTVQNLDVTPLAILGGLYLFLHIGSAGVNYIQLYLFQKIALAIIQQVRVDVFTQVEKLGLSFFDRFPTGGLISRITNDTEQIKELYVTVLATFIQNIVFLIGIFIAMFYLNAQLALFCLFILPIILLVMQLYRKYSSVYYANMSERLSQLNARVNETIQGMSIVQMFRQEKRMNEEFKDINQQHNKAWFKSMQLDGLLLRPAIDLISIIALVIVLSYFGIASFTGPVEIGVIYAFVNYLDRFFEPVNQMMQRLSMFQQAMISAGRVFRLMDHDEPAPKQSEQQAQEITRGDIEFRNVSFSYDGVEPILSNVSFKVNQGETLAIVGHTGSGKSSIINALMRFYPHKEGNIMIDGHPLASYSDAELRKKLGLVLQDPFLFVGDIASNIRLYDEQLTDEDVRHAAEFVRASTFIGKLDNGYKEPVLERGSTLSSGERQLISFARTVVRDPRILILDEATASIDTETEQDIQLALTRMAAGRTTIAIAHRLSTIKHANHIIVLHKGKIAEEGTHESLLRKQGLYEKMYRLQKGKESLAETSM; translated from the coding sequence ATGAAGGATCATGACTATTTAGCTAAACCACTCCCACAAAAGCAGGTATTTAAGCGATTAATGGGATACGCAAAGGCGCACTGGAAGCTACTCACTATTGCGATGCTCTTATTAATCGCAGGTACATCCGGCCAGTTAATCGGGCCAATTCTTGTGCAGATTTTTATTGATGATTACTTAACCGTGCAAAATTTAGACGTGACGCCTCTTGCGATTCTAGGTGGACTGTATTTATTTCTTCACATAGGGTCGGCCGGGGTTAACTATATTCAGCTTTATTTATTTCAAAAAATCGCACTCGCTATTATTCAACAAGTACGAGTGGACGTTTTTACTCAAGTAGAGAAACTAGGACTATCGTTTTTTGATCGCTTTCCGACGGGCGGCTTAATTTCGCGAATTACAAACGACACGGAGCAAATTAAAGAGCTTTACGTCACCGTACTCGCAACCTTTATCCAAAATATTGTTTTCTTAATTGGTATCTTTATCGCGATGTTTTATTTAAACGCGCAACTAGCACTATTTTGCTTATTCATCTTACCGATAATCTTACTCGTCATGCAACTTTATCGTAAATATAGCTCCGTTTACTACGCTAATATGAGCGAACGATTATCTCAGCTAAACGCGCGAGTCAACGAGACGATTCAAGGCATGTCTATCGTCCAAATGTTTAGGCAAGAAAAACGAATGAACGAGGAATTTAAAGACATTAACCAACAGCACAATAAAGCTTGGTTTAAGAGTATGCAACTAGATGGTCTCTTACTTAGACCAGCGATTGATCTCATTTCGATTATCGCGCTCGTCATTGTACTGAGCTATTTTGGAATCGCATCATTTACTGGACCAGTTGAAATTGGTGTCATTTACGCATTTGTAAACTATTTAGACCGATTCTTTGAGCCAGTCAATCAAATGATGCAACGTCTTTCCATGTTTCAGCAGGCCATGATATCAGCGGGGCGTGTATTTAGACTGATGGACCACGATGAGCCTGCACCGAAGCAGAGTGAGCAACAGGCTCAAGAGATTACGCGTGGAGATATTGAGTTTCGTAACGTCAGCTTTTCGTATGATGGTGTGGAGCCGATTCTCTCCAACGTATCTTTTAAGGTGAATCAAGGAGAAACGCTTGCTATTGTTGGTCACACAGGGAGTGGAAAAAGCTCGATTATTAATGCGCTCATGCGTTTTTATCCTCATAAAGAGGGAAATATAATGATTGACGGGCACCCTCTCGCTTCCTATTCGGACGCGGAGCTTCGTAAAAAGCTTGGTTTAGTGTTGCAGGATCCGTTCTTATTTGTTGGAGATATAGCGTCTAACATTAGACTTTATGATGAGCAACTTACGGATGAAGACGTGAGGCACGCTGCAGAATTTGTGCGAGCATCTACGTTTATTGGAAAGTTAGATAATGGCTATAAAGAGCCAGTATTAGAGCGCGGTTCCACGCTATCTTCAGGAGAAAGACAGCTTATCTCCTTTGCTAGAACGGTAGTAAGAGATCCACGAATCCTTATTTTAGATGAGGCAACTGCATCGATTGATACCGAAACAGAGCAGGATATTCAGCTGGCACTTACACGCATGGCAGCAGGTCGTACGACGATCGCCATTGCTCATCGTCTCTCGACTATTAAGCATGCAAATCATATTATCGTGCTTCACAAAGGAAAAATTGCCGAAGAAGGAACGCATGAGTCCTTATTACGAAAGCAAGGCCTGTATGAAAAAATGTACCGGTTACAAAAAGGCAAGGAGTCATTAGCAGAGACATCGATGTAA
- a CDS encoding metal-sensitive transcriptional regulator — translation MKDTEHKVHPRSEEEKAALLRRLKRVEGQIRGIQQMVIDDRYCMDVLVQLRAAEAGLKKVGLEVVEEHTKGCMMHAMEKGNDEKVVEELMTIIHQYAK, via the coding sequence ATGAAAGATACCGAACATAAAGTGCATCCGCGTTCAGAAGAAGAGAAAGCAGCCTTACTAAGACGCTTAAAGCGAGTCGAAGGGCAAATACGAGGCATTCAGCAAATGGTGATAGATGATCGCTACTGTATGGACGTCCTTGTTCAGCTCCGTGCTGCAGAAGCAGGGCTAAAAAAAGTAGGACTTGAAGTAGTCGAAGAGCATACGAAAGGCTGCATGATGCATGCTATGGAGAAAGGAAATGACGAAAAAGTGGTAGAAGAACTCATGACAATTATTCATCAATACGCAAAGTAA
- the tkt gene encoding transketolase, whose translation MTNAIDQQAISTIRTLSIDAIDKANSGHPGMPMGAAPMAYKLFADHMNHNPHNPEWFNRDRFILSAGHGSMLLYSLLHLHGYDLSLDDLKNFRQWGSKTPGHPEFGHTPGVEATTGPLGQGVAMSVGFAMAERHLAATYNREDHDIIDHYTYSICGDGDLMEGVSAEAASLAGHLKLGKLVVLYDSNDISLDGDLHESFSESVEKRFEAYGWQVIRVEDGNDLDAINKAIADAKTDDRPTLIEVKTVIGYGSPNRSGKSASHGAPLGKEETLLTKEAYKWVYEEDFYVSDEVRAHYKELAEEGANKEQAWNQAFEAYKAAYPELAAQLETAIKGDLPEGYDSEVPVYEAGSSLASRASGGEVLNALAKQVPSVFGGSADLASSNKTNLKGEENFSRDNYAGRNIWFGVREFAMAAAGNGMALHGGVKPYVATFFVFSDYLRPAMRLSALMGIPVTYVFTHDSIAVGEDGPTHEPVEQLAAIRAIPNMSVIRPADGNETAAAWKLALETKDQPTALVLTRQNLPTLETTAENGYEGVKQGAYVVSAATQSEVDGLLLASGSEVSLAVDAQQALEKEGIHVSVVSMPSWDRFEKQSAAYKESVIPKNVKARLGIEVGATLGWHKYVGDEGSVLGIDTFGASAPGEKIMEEYGFTVENVVSQFKQLLQK comes from the coding sequence ATGACAAATGCGATTGATCAACAGGCAATTAGTACAATTCGAACACTATCTATCGATGCAATTGATAAAGCGAACTCCGGACATCCGGGAATGCCGATGGGTGCTGCACCTATGGCGTATAAATTATTCGCTGACCACATGAATCATAATCCACATAATCCAGAGTGGTTTAACAGAGACCGATTCATTCTCTCAGCTGGTCACGGATCCATGCTTTTATATAGCCTTTTACACCTGCATGGCTATGACCTATCTCTTGACGACCTAAAAAACTTTAGACAGTGGGGCAGTAAGACTCCTGGTCACCCTGAGTTTGGTCATACTCCTGGAGTAGAAGCTACAACAGGACCACTTGGGCAAGGTGTAGCGATGTCAGTTGGTTTTGCGATGGCGGAGCGTCATTTAGCTGCTACATATAACCGTGAGGATCACGACATTATTGACCATTACACATACAGCATTTGTGGAGATGGCGATCTAATGGAAGGTGTATCTGCAGAAGCGGCATCACTAGCAGGTCATTTAAAGTTAGGAAAGCTAGTTGTACTTTATGATTCAAATGATATCTCTCTTGATGGAGACCTTCACGAATCGTTTTCTGAAAGCGTAGAAAAGCGTTTTGAAGCATACGGCTGGCAGGTTATTCGTGTAGAAGACGGCAACGACTTAGACGCGATTAATAAAGCGATTGCAGATGCTAAAACAGATGACCGTCCAACATTAATTGAAGTAAAAACAGTTATTGGTTACGGTTCTCCTAACAGAAGTGGTAAGTCAGCTTCACACGGTGCACCACTAGGGAAAGAAGAAACGCTACTTACAAAAGAAGCGTATAAGTGGGTATATGAAGAAGATTTTTACGTATCAGATGAGGTACGTGCTCACTATAAAGAGCTTGCAGAAGAAGGCGCTAACAAGGAGCAAGCTTGGAATCAAGCATTTGAAGCATACAAGGCTGCTTACCCAGAGCTTGCGGCTCAGCTTGAGACAGCAATTAAAGGTGATCTTCCTGAGGGCTACGATTCTGAAGTACCAGTTTACGAAGCAGGAAGCTCATTAGCATCCCGCGCTTCAGGTGGAGAAGTATTAAACGCATTAGCGAAGCAAGTGCCAAGCGTATTTGGTGGATCTGCTGACCTTGCGTCATCGAATAAAACAAACTTAAAAGGCGAAGAGAACTTCTCCCGTGATAATTATGCAGGACGCAATATCTGGTTTGGCGTGCGTGAATTCGCAATGGCTGCTGCAGGTAACGGTATGGCCCTTCACGGCGGCGTGAAGCCTTATGTAGCAACATTCTTTGTATTCTCTGACTACCTACGTCCAGCTATGCGACTATCCGCTCTAATGGGTATCCCTGTGACGTATGTGTTCACTCATGATAGCATCGCAGTTGGTGAAGATGGCCCAACTCACGAGCCAGTTGAGCAATTAGCGGCGATTCGTGCGATTCCTAACATGTCTGTCATTCGTCCAGCTGATGGCAACGAAACAGCTGCAGCGTGGAAGCTAGCGCTTGAGACGAAGGATCAGCCTACAGCACTTGTATTAACTCGTCAAAATCTCCCTACTCTAGAAACAACAGCGGAGAATGGCTACGAGGGTGTGAAGCAAGGTGCTTACGTCGTTTCTGCAGCTACTCAATCAGAAGTAGATGGTCTACTACTTGCTTCTGGTTCTGAAGTATCTTTAGCAGTTGACGCACAACAAGCTCTTGAAAAAGAAGGCATTCACGTGTCTGTTGTAAGTATGCCAAGCTGGGATCGCTTCGAGAAGCAATCTGCTGCATACAAAGAAAGCGTTATTCCTAAGAACGTGAAAGCTCGTCTTGGTATTGAAGTTGGCGCTACTTTGGGCTGGCATAAATACGTTGGAGACGAAGGATCCGTTTTAGGTATCGATACATTCGGTGCTTCTGCTCCTGGTGAAAAGATCATGGAGGAATATGGCTTTACAGTAGAGAACGTGGTAAGCCAGTTCAAGCAGTTACTCCAAAAGTAA
- a CDS encoding YneF family protein yields the protein MHLWLAILLIVVALLAGIALGFFIARKYMMNYMKKNPPINEKMLRVMMMQMGMNPSQKKINQMMKAMQGQQDK from the coding sequence ATGCATTTATGGCTAGCTATACTACTTATCGTCGTCGCTTTATTAGCCGGAATCGCTCTCGGGTTTTTCATTGCTCGAAAGTACATGATGAATTACATGAAAAAGAATCCGCCTATTAACGAAAAAATGTTACGCGTAATGATGATGCAAATGGGTATGAACCCATCACAAAAGAAAATTAATCAAATGATGAAAGCAATGCAGGGACAGCAAGATAAGTAA
- the mnmH gene encoding tRNA 2-selenouridine(34) synthase MnmH, whose protein sequence is MDNGMPQISLPDLVKDEAIVIDVRSPSEFAEFHLPGSVNIPLFDDEERKMIGTMYKQVSPEEAKREGMRIFSQKLPTFYEQWLEIHDGARDKDIVVTCARGGMRSGSFVSMMSALDLPAKKLIGGMRSVRSYIREELDRFAQTPMQAIVLGGNTGTRKTVWLHELEREGYPVLDLEGLAGHRGSVFGHIGLEQRSQKEFEFLLVQALQRLENKEYVLIEAESKRIGKVVLPEWLQDVKENGVFIEIDDRIERRVSYLVEEYQPEVHHDSVAEALSKITKRLADDVKQEAQHALEQKDYATLTRILLEDYYDPMYTYKQHRYVDMEKKKDLSFVAHKEEEILPALKKEIDEAYHAFIKG, encoded by the coding sequence TTGGATAATGGAATGCCACAGATTAGTTTGCCTGATCTTGTAAAAGATGAGGCGATTGTGATTGATGTTCGCTCTCCATCTGAATTTGCGGAGTTTCATCTTCCCGGTAGCGTGAATATTCCGCTATTTGATGATGAGGAACGAAAAATGATTGGGACCATGTATAAGCAAGTTAGTCCTGAAGAGGCGAAGCGCGAGGGTATGCGAATTTTTTCTCAAAAGCTGCCGACCTTTTATGAGCAGTGGCTAGAGATCCATGACGGAGCTCGAGATAAAGATATTGTGGTGACATGTGCGAGAGGCGGTATGCGAAGCGGATCCTTCGTGTCAATGATGAGTGCACTAGATTTACCTGCCAAAAAGCTTATCGGGGGTATGCGAAGCGTTCGAAGCTATATCCGAGAAGAACTCGACCGATTCGCACAAACACCGATGCAGGCAATCGTTCTCGGAGGTAATACGGGTACAAGAAAAACGGTTTGGTTACACGAGTTGGAGCGTGAAGGCTACCCAGTGCTTGATTTAGAAGGATTAGCGGGTCACCGTGGATCTGTGTTTGGTCACATCGGACTTGAGCAACGATCGCAAAAAGAGTTTGAATTCTTGCTTGTACAAGCTCTTCAGCGTCTTGAAAACAAGGAGTATGTCTTAATTGAAGCAGAAAGTAAGCGCATTGGAAAGGTCGTCCTCCCAGAGTGGTTGCAAGATGTAAAAGAGAACGGTGTGTTTATTGAGATCGATGATCGAATAGAGAGACGCGTCTCTTATTTGGTCGAGGAGTATCAGCCCGAGGTGCACCATGATAGTGTAGCAGAGGCGCTCTCAAAAATTACAAAGCGTTTAGCAGATGATGTGAAACAGGAAGCTCAGCATGCGCTTGAACAAAAGGATTATGCGACGTTAACACGTATTCTCCTAGAAGACTACTATGATCCGATGTATACGTATAAGCAGCACCGCTATGTAGACATGGAGAAAAAGAAAGATCTTTCTTTTGTCGCTCATAAAGAGGAAGAAATCTTACCTGCGTTAAAAAAAGAAATTGATGAAGCCTATCACGCATTTATAAAGGGGTAG
- the sirA gene encoding sporulation inhibitor of replication protein SirA, with protein MREYEISLLSASVAKRYYRMENKLYQLFCENRLAHGTLKLITTKQIEYIRKPFDQQALDEYLYSHLVTKEGYSHHAFLHRLSFTHGEVTVYVGPDSMKVQATGSLDHELHIFDLLASFEQTFLAIEFGQGRYGWVSREVVKQKVI; from the coding sequence ATGCGAGAGTATGAGATTTCGTTGCTTTCTGCAAGTGTCGCAAAACGTTACTACCGAATGGAAAACAAGCTTTATCAGCTCTTTTGTGAAAATCGATTAGCGCACGGGACGTTAAAACTAATTACGACGAAACAAATAGAATACATTCGAAAACCGTTTGATCAGCAAGCATTGGATGAATACTTATATTCTCACTTAGTAACTAAAGAAGGCTATTCACATCACGCATTCTTACACCGTCTCTCGTTTACACACGGGGAAGTAACTGTTTATGTTGGACCGGATTCGATGAAGGTACAAGCAACAGGCTCGTTAGATCATGAACTACATATTTTTGATCTACTAGCGAGCTTCGAGCAAACGTTTTTAGCGATTGAGTTTGGACAGGGAAGGTACGGCTGGGTCTCCCGAGAAGTGGTCAAACAGAAAGTCATATAA
- a CDS encoding ABC transporter transmembrane domain-containing protein, with protein MKVFKDLFWYFKQEKWSYGGGVGILFLVSLLTLVPPYIIGIIIDAIATNTLTESMLMRFMGILLFIGIASYVLRYIWRILIFGSSIKLARLLRNNLYHHFTSMPSSFFQRRRTGDLMAHATNDIRAVEQTAGAGVLTLVDSLTMGGLVIITMAATISWELTLIALIPMPIMAFATSKYGSMLHKRFGVAQAAFSSLNDKVQESMSGIRVVKAFGYEEKEIEAFKEQSEDVVAKNMRVAKVDALFDPTISLIVGISFFLSIVFGAGYVINGALTIGQLTSFTVYLGLLIWPMLAFGWLFNIVERGRASYDRIRLLFEEKNEITESTYAVTSMERFDLTFRIDHLTYGGSELLKNIHAHVKEGQTLGLAGKTGSGKSILIKSLMRDFDITVGDVFIGGESIKNYSLDRLRQSIAYVPQDHFLFSATIADNIAFAKPDASYEEIIRAAKSARIHEDIATFKDGYETIVGERGVTLSGGQKQRLSIARALLSDPSILILDDSLSAVDAKTEEAILSELRGLRSGKTTIITTHRLSAIEHADLILVLHDGAVSEEGTHEELMQKDTWYRAMYQSQQLESAVMRGGDA; from the coding sequence CTGAAAGTATTTAAAGATTTATTTTGGTATTTTAAACAAGAAAAGTGGAGCTATGGGGGCGGTGTCGGGATTCTTTTTCTCGTCTCGCTCCTTACACTTGTGCCACCGTACATAATCGGTATTATTATTGATGCTATCGCAACAAATACGTTAACCGAATCCATGCTCATGCGGTTTATGGGCATTCTACTCTTTATCGGGATTGCCTCGTACGTTCTTCGTTACATATGGCGAATTTTAATTTTTGGTTCATCGATAAAGCTTGCAAGGCTTCTACGTAATAATTTATATCATCACTTCACATCCATGCCTTCGTCCTTTTTCCAACGAAGACGCACTGGGGATTTAATGGCCCACGCTACGAACGATATTCGTGCTGTGGAGCAAACAGCTGGAGCTGGAGTACTAACCTTAGTTGACTCCCTCACGATGGGTGGACTCGTTATAATTACGATGGCTGCAACGATCAGTTGGGAACTCACGCTCATTGCACTCATTCCGATGCCGATTATGGCATTTGCTACGAGTAAATATGGATCCATGCTTCACAAACGGTTTGGTGTTGCACAAGCCGCTTTCTCCTCTCTAAATGACAAAGTACAAGAGAGTATGTCAGGTATTCGAGTCGTTAAGGCATTTGGTTATGAAGAGAAGGAGATTGAGGCGTTCAAGGAGCAATCAGAGGATGTCGTTGCCAAAAACATGCGTGTTGCCAAAGTAGATGCGCTGTTTGATCCGACCATCTCACTCATCGTTGGTATTTCTTTCTTCCTCTCGATCGTGTTTGGCGCGGGTTACGTGATTAATGGAGCCCTCACAATCGGACAGCTAACGAGCTTTACCGTCTATTTAGGTCTACTTATTTGGCCAATGCTAGCCTTTGGATGGCTATTTAATATCGTGGAGCGCGGTCGGGCTTCCTATGATCGCATTCGACTTCTTTTTGAGGAAAAGAATGAGATAACGGAATCGACTTACGCAGTTACCTCTATGGAACGTTTTGATCTTACCTTCCGTATTGACCACCTAACGTACGGAGGAAGCGAGTTACTTAAAAACATTCATGCTCACGTCAAAGAAGGTCAAACACTTGGTCTCGCTGGTAAAACAGGGTCTGGTAAATCAATCTTAATTAAGTCTTTAATGCGTGATTTTGATATTACAGTAGGAGATGTGTTTATAGGGGGCGAATCGATTAAAAACTATTCGCTAGATCGTTTAAGGCAGTCTATTGCCTATGTGCCACAGGATCACTTTTTATTTTCTGCTACGATTGCTGATAATATCGCCTTTGCAAAGCCTGATGCAAGCTATGAAGAAATCATCCGAGCAGCGAAGAGCGCGCGGATCCATGAGGATATCGCGACGTTTAAGGACGGCTATGAGACGATTGTTGGAGAGCGTGGCGTAACGCTATCAGGAGGACAAAAACAACGATTATCAATAGCACGAGCCCTGCTAAGCGATCCTTCTATCTTAATTCTGGATGATTCGTTATCAGCTGTAGATGCTAAAACGGAGGAAGCCATCCTTTCTGAACTAAGGGGACTAAGGTCAGGCAAAACAACGATTATCACGACACACCGTTTGAGTGCGATCGAGCACGCGGATCTTATTCTTGTCTTACATGATGGTGCGGTGTCAGAAGAAGGGACTCATGAGGAGCTCATGCAGAAGGACACATGGTATAGAGCTATGTATCAGTCCCAGCAACTAGAATCGGCTGTGATGAGAGGGGGCGATGCGTGA
- a CDS encoding DUF896 domain-containing protein, whose product MISQDKLARINALANKAKSEGLSLKEQKEQKELRQEYLKNVRSSFRNQLSSVKVVDEDGNDVTPSKLKEEKNSRLMH is encoded by the coding sequence GTGATTAGTCAAGATAAATTAGCGCGCATCAATGCGCTTGCAAACAAAGCAAAGTCGGAAGGCTTGTCGTTAAAAGAACAGAAGGAACAAAAAGAGCTTCGCCAAGAATATTTAAAAAATGTACGTAGTTCTTTCCGCAACCAGCTTTCTTCTGTGAAAGTGGTGGATGAAGATGGGAACGATGTCACACCATCTAAGTTAAAAGAAGAGAAAAATTCTCGCTTGATGCACTAA